The genomic window taattattgttttttaaaatattccgGATTTTATTTAGATTAGTGTTCCAAAACTGCTTGTGGCTGATACTAAGTACTTCATTTACGATATTCGACGCGGTATTCACCTTGTATTTGAAGGGTTGGGCTGATTTTCATCGTTGtacctaattttaaattttattttcatgttttcattgttgttgtttgtgctaaaaattgctaaataaaatatgtaaattcagttttcgctcctgaagaagctaaggtgcttagcgaaacgttgagccgaaatagtggagttttcatttactttgcactaaagcaaatttgtGGTCAAAAATAGCCTATTTATTTACATAATATTAAATACAATTGACCAgctaacatatatatataaagaataaTAACTCCATAATGTGATTAAATTAGCAaaagcaaaaatttatagattatcgATATGGCGAAAATCCAAAAACTAATTCATTGGCCATGGTAAGGTTATGTATGACCGTTATATCGTTATGGATCGGTCAAGTTTGCCTTACTAATTtggtagttttctttttttttcatgttGTATTCATTAACGATTAAAGTTTGATCTTATAACCTAAGGCACTTACATGCGTCCACACATTAACTACAaacaacctttttttttttattgacatTATTATAAACATTTAATTGTAAATAACACTTCAATTCTGCACACCCTGCAATTAATTTTGTTGCTCTGAATTTAGAAAAGCTCGAACCGTTTCATTATTTATAGTTGTATATATAGTGGGATAATAGGAGTTATAAGTGGATGTCCCAGCTGATACCACAGCACAAAGTCGTTCATTCACAACGCCCGGGGCACCGGAATCTCCCCAACATGTATCACCTTCCTTAGTTCCAGAACAAATCATTGATTCAGTTAAAAAATACCCCTGTTGTCGCATAACGATCCACACATTCGTCCTTTTTTAATATATACAAGACAGCAGATTGGAGTATAAACGGAACGTCCTCATTGCCTGGAGCTGTCAAACCCCATCCGCTAACACGCATTGCTGTGCGCGGGGTTAATTTACTACAGCAAAGttgtattgtttttattgtatcaCATTCCTCAAAGGGTTCACTCACTTTAATCACAGCTATGTCCAAATCTAGCGTTGTCGAATTAAAATTAGGTGCATAACGTATACGCAGTGCATTGCGACTTTGTCCATTTTGCTGTATATCACGTACATCGGATACACCAGCTGCAACAGTGATATGATTCTC from Eurosta solidaginis isolate ZX-2024a chromosome 3, ASM4086904v1, whole genome shotgun sequence includes these protein-coding regions:
- the tun gene encoding trypsin isoform X3; its protein translation is MCRVTGGSDWNILDSPYVVSINYYGEYECVGSLITFWHVVTAGHCLINLDENHITVAAGVSDVRDIQQNGQSRNALRIRYAPNFNSTTLDLDIAVIKVSEPFEECDTIKTIQLCCSKLTPRTAMRVSGWGLTAPGNEDVPFILQSAVLYILKKDECVDRYATTGVFFN